A DNA window from Strix aluco isolate bStrAlu1 chromosome 6, bStrAlu1.hap1, whole genome shotgun sequence contains the following coding sequences:
- the FASTKD1 gene encoding FAST kinase domain-containing protein 1, mitochondrial isoform X1 — protein MLCLRQVCLFMLRHYQARTLSSDLLLSQINSCTHEDEVFSLVGRNKARLSEKHVGIALNLLWQLQKKRPLLLRTNDYVRNHSQFLTLCILAEKTVEHIEDETIVDILYSILRLNVEDHNSLAEVLVTEAWKRLDRLSWPALSKFALCLYRQHRRFSPVMGKVAQVVDMKLDSIQDIRTLSVLMISISDVISQSFRDRLLQKAGQLLEEKEVHFNYAKRILQFLQNVKLRYHPLLERCNKIFLKNTSRLDVHSISLIFGLYEQLGFDSAEFRLVAKQLLSGAIDDYYDPETFAKLFFTLAPLAGSTVRERLLVTAVRMAEEFSCHQVLVILKTMQKMKCRDSHLLKKMTSVLHKHLDSYHVLQLVKLTQYLVVLRCHNLELFAKLKMLLFGFLKSSVVPADTAAIIHVLAMLPPFQVEEIIINKAAAVLPQCRLHHLNCIATALVKWNHCDQLHWQNSSELCVKLLQKLNDCGFQRLQKANNLNLLLEELTHVNGEWFEEVMNEETMAMCQHLIDQITWANVLQLSSFLMKTNHHCPSLLDRIASVTVENIDKIHPFEIYSILFLFSALNYDPPANEEFFESCIRHLTSNLSCFETHHLVLLGHVLAVAGYFPPVLIMKIFNVFFLSKLDAQLEVLPDTLKQRVRLHLMKLNRAVCLECPEFQIPWFHEHYCQHIFHNSRSRINPLRQHVHRMLTEILGGSHYARISVLTPYYYEIDFECVLDENKKPFSCMAQNIPLDDMKRIHLSHDIKDEGRKALPPGAQRIALEFLDSKAFSKHSHHLKGEPAVKKRHLEMLGYRVVQIPHFEWNSMVLSTKGEQLEYLRRHLYGIH, from the exons ATGCTTTGTTTGAGGCAGGTTTGCTTGTTTATGCTGAGACATTACCAAGCTCGGACTCTGAGTAGTGATCTGCTTTTGAGCCAGATAAATAGCTGCACCCACGAAGATGAAGTGTTCAGCCTTGTTGGAAGGAACAAGGCCAGGCTTTCTGAAAAACATGTGGGAATTGCATTGAACCTGTTGTGGCAATTGCAAAAGAAGAGACCTCTTCTCTTAAGGACTAATGACTATGTAAGAAATCACTCCCAGTTTCTTACCCTTTGCATTTTAGCAGAAAAAACAGTGGAACACATAGAAGATGAGACCATAGTGGACATCCTATATAGTATTCTGAG GCTCAATGTTGAAGACCACAATTCTCTAGCAGAAGTGCTTGTTACAGAAGCATGGAAGAGATTAGACAG GCTTAGTTGGCCAGCTCTGTCTAAATTCGCACTGTGTTTATACAGGCAACACAGACGTTTCAGTCCCGTAATGGGCAAAGTAGCTCAGGTTGTGGACATGAAACTGGATTCCATACAGGATATAAG GACCTTGTCAGTTTTGATGATCAGCATATCTGATGTTATCTCACAGAGTTTTCGAGATCGATTGCTACAGAAGGCTGGACAGCTCTTGGAAGAAAAGGAAGTCCACTTCAACTATGCCAAAAGAATACTACAATTTCTTCAAAATGTTAAACTGAGATATCATCCATTGCTAGAAAGATGTAACaagattttccttaaaaatacctCCCGTCTTGATGTACACAGTATTAGTCTTATTTTTGGACTCTATGAGCAGCTGGGTTTTGACAGTGCTGAATTCCGCTTGGTTGCTAAACAGCTGCTGTCTGGAGCTATAGATGATTATTATGATCCTGAAacctttgcaaaattattttttactcttgCGCCTCTTGCAGGATCCACAGTAAGAGAAAG aTTGCTAGTAACTGCAGTGCGCATGGCAGAAGAATTTAGCTGTCACCAAGTATTGGTAATACTGAAGACGatgcagaaaatgaaatgcagagaTTCTCATCTActcaaaaa AATGACTTCTGTTCTGCACAAACACTTGGATAGCTATCATGTATTACAGTTGGTAAAGTTAACACAGTACTTGGTGGTGTTGCGTTGCCACAATCTGGAGCTGTTTGCCAAACTAAAAATGTTGCTATTTGG TTTTTTAAAATCTAGTGTCGTACCTGCTGATACTGCTGCAATAATTCATGTTCTGGCTATGCTTCCTCCCTTTCAAGTGGAGGAAATCATtataaacaaagcagcagcagttctgcCTCAATGCAGGCTCCATCATTTGAATTGCATTGCTACAGCTCTTGTCAAATGGAATCATTGTGACCAGTTGCACTGGCAAAACAGTTCTGAGCTATGTGTAAAGCTTCTGCAAAAACTAAATGACTGTGGATTTCAGAGGCTTCAGAAAGCCAACAACTTAAATCTTCTGTTGGAAGAACTTACACATGTGAATGGAGAGTGGTTTGAAGAAGTCATGAATGAGGAAACTATGGCCATGTGTCAACACTTGATAGACCAAATAACGTGGGCAAATGTATTACAGTTGTCTTCTTTTCTCATGAAAACAAACCACCATTGTCCTTCATTACTTGACAGAATAGCTTCAGTGACTGTTGAAAATATAGACAAG ATCCACCCCTTTGAAATCTATTCTattctcttcctgttctctgctCTGAACTATGACCCTCCTGCCAATGAAGAGTTCTTTGAGAGTTGTATCCGACATCTTACTTCTAACTTGA gttGTTTTGAAACTCACCACTTGGTGCTGCTTGGTCATGTTTTGGCAGTGGCTGGGTATTTTCCTCCAGTTCTGATAATGaagatatttaatgtttttttcctaagcaaattgGATGCTCAACTTGAAG TCCTGCCCGATACCCTAAAGCAGAGGGTCCGTTTGCACCTCATGAAATTAAACAGAGCAGTCTGTCTGGAATGTCCGGAGTTTCAGATCCCTTGGTTTCATGAGCACTACTGCCAACATATCTTTCATAACA GCAGGAGCCGAATAAATCCACTGCGACAGCATGTTCACAGAATGCTGACAGAGATCTTAGGAGGGAGCCATTATGCAAGAATATCTGTTCTCACGCCATACTACTATGAAATAG ATTTTGAGTGTGTTCTGgatgaaaataaaaagcctttttccTGTATGGCTCAGAATATACCTTTGGATGATATGAAGCGAATACACTTGAGTCATGACATCAAGGATGAAGGGAGAAAGGCTCTGCCACCAGGAGCTCAGAG AATTGCTTTGGAATTTCTTGATTCAAAAGCTTTTAGCAAACATTCACATCACCTGAAGGGAGAACCTGCTGTGAAAAAACGGCACCTGGAAATGCTGGGGTACCGCGTAGTTCAG ATTCCTCACTTTGAATGGAATTCTATGGTTCTGTCAACAAAAGGTGAACAGCTAGAGTATCTGAGAAGGCATCTATATGGAATACACTGA
- the FASTKD1 gene encoding FAST kinase domain-containing protein 1, mitochondrial isoform X3, producing the protein MTFRLSWPALSKFALCLYRQHRRFSPVMGKVAQVVDMKLDSIQDIRTLSVLMISISDVISQSFRDRLLQKAGQLLEEKEVHFNYAKRILQFLQNVKLRYHPLLERCNKIFLKNTSRLDVHSISLIFGLYEQLGFDSAEFRLVAKQLLSGAIDDYYDPETFAKLFFTLAPLAGSTVRERLLVTAVRMAEEFSCHQVLVILKTMQKMKCRDSHLLKKMTSVLHKHLDSYHVLQLVKLTQYLVVLRCHNLELFAKLKMLLFGFLKSSVVPADTAAIIHVLAMLPPFQVEEIIINKAAAVLPQCRLHHLNCIATALVKWNHCDQLHWQNSSELCVKLLQKLNDCGFQRLQKANNLNLLLEELTHVNGEWFEEVMNEETMAMCQHLIDQITWANVLQLSSFLMKTNHHCPSLLDRIASVTVENIDKIHPFEIYSILFLFSALNYDPPANEEFFESCIRHLTSNLSCFETHHLVLLGHVLAVAGYFPPVLIMKIFNVFFLSKLDAQLEVLPDTLKQRVRLHLMKLNRAVCLECPEFQIPWFHEHYCQHIFHNSRSRINPLRQHVHRMLTEILGGSHYARISVLTPYYYEIDFECVLDENKKPFSCMAQNIPLDDMKRIHLSHDIKDEGRKALPPGAQRIALEFLDSKAFSKHSHHLKGEPAVKKRHLEMLGYRVVQIPHFEWNSMVLSTKGEQLEYLRRHLYGIH; encoded by the exons ATGACATTCAG GCTTAGTTGGCCAGCTCTGTCTAAATTCGCACTGTGTTTATACAGGCAACACAGACGTTTCAGTCCCGTAATGGGCAAAGTAGCTCAGGTTGTGGACATGAAACTGGATTCCATACAGGATATAAG GACCTTGTCAGTTTTGATGATCAGCATATCTGATGTTATCTCACAGAGTTTTCGAGATCGATTGCTACAGAAGGCTGGACAGCTCTTGGAAGAAAAGGAAGTCCACTTCAACTATGCCAAAAGAATACTACAATTTCTTCAAAATGTTAAACTGAGATATCATCCATTGCTAGAAAGATGTAACaagattttccttaaaaatacctCCCGTCTTGATGTACACAGTATTAGTCTTATTTTTGGACTCTATGAGCAGCTGGGTTTTGACAGTGCTGAATTCCGCTTGGTTGCTAAACAGCTGCTGTCTGGAGCTATAGATGATTATTATGATCCTGAAacctttgcaaaattattttttactcttgCGCCTCTTGCAGGATCCACAGTAAGAGAAAG aTTGCTAGTAACTGCAGTGCGCATGGCAGAAGAATTTAGCTGTCACCAAGTATTGGTAATACTGAAGACGatgcagaaaatgaaatgcagagaTTCTCATCTActcaaaaa AATGACTTCTGTTCTGCACAAACACTTGGATAGCTATCATGTATTACAGTTGGTAAAGTTAACACAGTACTTGGTGGTGTTGCGTTGCCACAATCTGGAGCTGTTTGCCAAACTAAAAATGTTGCTATTTGG TTTTTTAAAATCTAGTGTCGTACCTGCTGATACTGCTGCAATAATTCATGTTCTGGCTATGCTTCCTCCCTTTCAAGTGGAGGAAATCATtataaacaaagcagcagcagttctgcCTCAATGCAGGCTCCATCATTTGAATTGCATTGCTACAGCTCTTGTCAAATGGAATCATTGTGACCAGTTGCACTGGCAAAACAGTTCTGAGCTATGTGTAAAGCTTCTGCAAAAACTAAATGACTGTGGATTTCAGAGGCTTCAGAAAGCCAACAACTTAAATCTTCTGTTGGAAGAACTTACACATGTGAATGGAGAGTGGTTTGAAGAAGTCATGAATGAGGAAACTATGGCCATGTGTCAACACTTGATAGACCAAATAACGTGGGCAAATGTATTACAGTTGTCTTCTTTTCTCATGAAAACAAACCACCATTGTCCTTCATTACTTGACAGAATAGCTTCAGTGACTGTTGAAAATATAGACAAG ATCCACCCCTTTGAAATCTATTCTattctcttcctgttctctgctCTGAACTATGACCCTCCTGCCAATGAAGAGTTCTTTGAGAGTTGTATCCGACATCTTACTTCTAACTTGA gttGTTTTGAAACTCACCACTTGGTGCTGCTTGGTCATGTTTTGGCAGTGGCTGGGTATTTTCCTCCAGTTCTGATAATGaagatatttaatgtttttttcctaagcaaattgGATGCTCAACTTGAAG TCCTGCCCGATACCCTAAAGCAGAGGGTCCGTTTGCACCTCATGAAATTAAACAGAGCAGTCTGTCTGGAATGTCCGGAGTTTCAGATCCCTTGGTTTCATGAGCACTACTGCCAACATATCTTTCATAACA GCAGGAGCCGAATAAATCCACTGCGACAGCATGTTCACAGAATGCTGACAGAGATCTTAGGAGGGAGCCATTATGCAAGAATATCTGTTCTCACGCCATACTACTATGAAATAG ATTTTGAGTGTGTTCTGgatgaaaataaaaagcctttttccTGTATGGCTCAGAATATACCTTTGGATGATATGAAGCGAATACACTTGAGTCATGACATCAAGGATGAAGGGAGAAAGGCTCTGCCACCAGGAGCTCAGAG AATTGCTTTGGAATTTCTTGATTCAAAAGCTTTTAGCAAACATTCACATCACCTGAAGGGAGAACCTGCTGTGAAAAAACGGCACCTGGAAATGCTGGGGTACCGCGTAGTTCAG ATTCCTCACTTTGAATGGAATTCTATGGTTCTGTCAACAAAAGGTGAACAGCTAGAGTATCTGAGAAGGCATCTATATGGAATACACTGA
- the FASTKD1 gene encoding FAST kinase domain-containing protein 1, mitochondrial isoform X4, with product MTFRQHRRFSPVMGKVAQVVDMKLDSIQDIRTLSVLMISISDVISQSFRDRLLQKAGQLLEEKEVHFNYAKRILQFLQNVKLRYHPLLERCNKIFLKNTSRLDVHSISLIFGLYEQLGFDSAEFRLVAKQLLSGAIDDYYDPETFAKLFFTLAPLAGSTVRERLLVTAVRMAEEFSCHQVLVILKTMQKMKCRDSHLLKKMTSVLHKHLDSYHVLQLVKLTQYLVVLRCHNLELFAKLKMLLFGFLKSSVVPADTAAIIHVLAMLPPFQVEEIIINKAAAVLPQCRLHHLNCIATALVKWNHCDQLHWQNSSELCVKLLQKLNDCGFQRLQKANNLNLLLEELTHVNGEWFEEVMNEETMAMCQHLIDQITWANVLQLSSFLMKTNHHCPSLLDRIASVTVENIDKIHPFEIYSILFLFSALNYDPPANEEFFESCIRHLTSNLSCFETHHLVLLGHVLAVAGYFPPVLIMKIFNVFFLSKLDAQLEVLPDTLKQRVRLHLMKLNRAVCLECPEFQIPWFHEHYCQHIFHNSRSRINPLRQHVHRMLTEILGGSHYARISVLTPYYYEIDFECVLDENKKPFSCMAQNIPLDDMKRIHLSHDIKDEGRKALPPGAQRIALEFLDSKAFSKHSHHLKGEPAVKKRHLEMLGYRVVQIPHFEWNSMVLSTKGEQLEYLRRHLYGIH from the exons ATGACATTCAG GCAACACAGACGTTTCAGTCCCGTAATGGGCAAAGTAGCTCAGGTTGTGGACATGAAACTGGATTCCATACAGGATATAAG GACCTTGTCAGTTTTGATGATCAGCATATCTGATGTTATCTCACAGAGTTTTCGAGATCGATTGCTACAGAAGGCTGGACAGCTCTTGGAAGAAAAGGAAGTCCACTTCAACTATGCCAAAAGAATACTACAATTTCTTCAAAATGTTAAACTGAGATATCATCCATTGCTAGAAAGATGTAACaagattttccttaaaaatacctCCCGTCTTGATGTACACAGTATTAGTCTTATTTTTGGACTCTATGAGCAGCTGGGTTTTGACAGTGCTGAATTCCGCTTGGTTGCTAAACAGCTGCTGTCTGGAGCTATAGATGATTATTATGATCCTGAAacctttgcaaaattattttttactcttgCGCCTCTTGCAGGATCCACAGTAAGAGAAAG aTTGCTAGTAACTGCAGTGCGCATGGCAGAAGAATTTAGCTGTCACCAAGTATTGGTAATACTGAAGACGatgcagaaaatgaaatgcagagaTTCTCATCTActcaaaaa AATGACTTCTGTTCTGCACAAACACTTGGATAGCTATCATGTATTACAGTTGGTAAAGTTAACACAGTACTTGGTGGTGTTGCGTTGCCACAATCTGGAGCTGTTTGCCAAACTAAAAATGTTGCTATTTGG TTTTTTAAAATCTAGTGTCGTACCTGCTGATACTGCTGCAATAATTCATGTTCTGGCTATGCTTCCTCCCTTTCAAGTGGAGGAAATCATtataaacaaagcagcagcagttctgcCTCAATGCAGGCTCCATCATTTGAATTGCATTGCTACAGCTCTTGTCAAATGGAATCATTGTGACCAGTTGCACTGGCAAAACAGTTCTGAGCTATGTGTAAAGCTTCTGCAAAAACTAAATGACTGTGGATTTCAGAGGCTTCAGAAAGCCAACAACTTAAATCTTCTGTTGGAAGAACTTACACATGTGAATGGAGAGTGGTTTGAAGAAGTCATGAATGAGGAAACTATGGCCATGTGTCAACACTTGATAGACCAAATAACGTGGGCAAATGTATTACAGTTGTCTTCTTTTCTCATGAAAACAAACCACCATTGTCCTTCATTACTTGACAGAATAGCTTCAGTGACTGTTGAAAATATAGACAAG ATCCACCCCTTTGAAATCTATTCTattctcttcctgttctctgctCTGAACTATGACCCTCCTGCCAATGAAGAGTTCTTTGAGAGTTGTATCCGACATCTTACTTCTAACTTGA gttGTTTTGAAACTCACCACTTGGTGCTGCTTGGTCATGTTTTGGCAGTGGCTGGGTATTTTCCTCCAGTTCTGATAATGaagatatttaatgtttttttcctaagcaaattgGATGCTCAACTTGAAG TCCTGCCCGATACCCTAAAGCAGAGGGTCCGTTTGCACCTCATGAAATTAAACAGAGCAGTCTGTCTGGAATGTCCGGAGTTTCAGATCCCTTGGTTTCATGAGCACTACTGCCAACATATCTTTCATAACA GCAGGAGCCGAATAAATCCACTGCGACAGCATGTTCACAGAATGCTGACAGAGATCTTAGGAGGGAGCCATTATGCAAGAATATCTGTTCTCACGCCATACTACTATGAAATAG ATTTTGAGTGTGTTCTGgatgaaaataaaaagcctttttccTGTATGGCTCAGAATATACCTTTGGATGATATGAAGCGAATACACTTGAGTCATGACATCAAGGATGAAGGGAGAAAGGCTCTGCCACCAGGAGCTCAGAG AATTGCTTTGGAATTTCTTGATTCAAAAGCTTTTAGCAAACATTCACATCACCTGAAGGGAGAACCTGCTGTGAAAAAACGGCACCTGGAAATGCTGGGGTACCGCGTAGTTCAG ATTCCTCACTTTGAATGGAATTCTATGGTTCTGTCAACAAAAGGTGAACAGCTAGAGTATCTGAGAAGGCATCTATATGGAATACACTGA
- the FASTKD1 gene encoding FAST kinase domain-containing protein 1, mitochondrial isoform X5 — protein sequence MEEIRQATQTFQSRNGQSSSGCGHETGFHTGYKSFRDRLLQKAGQLLEEKEVHFNYAKRILQFLQNVKLRYHPLLERCNKIFLKNTSRLDVHSISLIFGLYEQLGFDSAEFRLVAKQLLSGAIDDYYDPETFAKLFFTLAPLAGSTVRERLLVTAVRMAEEFSCHQVLVILKTMQKMKCRDSHLLKKMTSVLHKHLDSYHVLQLVKLTQYLVVLRCHNLELFAKLKMLLFGFLKSSVVPADTAAIIHVLAMLPPFQVEEIIINKAAAVLPQCRLHHLNCIATALVKWNHCDQLHWQNSSELCVKLLQKLNDCGFQRLQKANNLNLLLEELTHVNGEWFEEVMNEETMAMCQHLIDQITWANVLQLSSFLMKTNHHCPSLLDRIASVTVENIDKIHPFEIYSILFLFSALNYDPPANEEFFESCIRHLTSNLSCFETHHLVLLGHVLAVAGYFPPVLIMKIFNVFFLSKLDAQLEVLPDTLKQRVRLHLMKLNRAVCLECPEFQIPWFHEHYCQHIFHNSRSRINPLRQHVHRMLTEILGGSHYARISVLTPYYYEIDFECVLDENKKPFSCMAQNIPLDDMKRIHLSHDIKDEGRKALPPGAQRIALEFLDSKAFSKHSHHLKGEPAVKKRHLEMLGYRVVQIPHFEWNSMVLSTKGEQLEYLRRHLYGIH from the exons ATGGAAGAGATTAGACAG GCAACACAGACGTTTCAGTCCCGTAATGGGCAAAGTAGCTCAGGTTGTGGACATGAAACTGGATTCCATACAGGATATAAG AGTTTTCGAGATCGATTGCTACAGAAGGCTGGACAGCTCTTGGAAGAAAAGGAAGTCCACTTCAACTATGCCAAAAGAATACTACAATTTCTTCAAAATGTTAAACTGAGATATCATCCATTGCTAGAAAGATGTAACaagattttccttaaaaatacctCCCGTCTTGATGTACACAGTATTAGTCTTATTTTTGGACTCTATGAGCAGCTGGGTTTTGACAGTGCTGAATTCCGCTTGGTTGCTAAACAGCTGCTGTCTGGAGCTATAGATGATTATTATGATCCTGAAacctttgcaaaattattttttactcttgCGCCTCTTGCAGGATCCACAGTAAGAGAAAG aTTGCTAGTAACTGCAGTGCGCATGGCAGAAGAATTTAGCTGTCACCAAGTATTGGTAATACTGAAGACGatgcagaaaatgaaatgcagagaTTCTCATCTActcaaaaa AATGACTTCTGTTCTGCACAAACACTTGGATAGCTATCATGTATTACAGTTGGTAAAGTTAACACAGTACTTGGTGGTGTTGCGTTGCCACAATCTGGAGCTGTTTGCCAAACTAAAAATGTTGCTATTTGG TTTTTTAAAATCTAGTGTCGTACCTGCTGATACTGCTGCAATAATTCATGTTCTGGCTATGCTTCCTCCCTTTCAAGTGGAGGAAATCATtataaacaaagcagcagcagttctgcCTCAATGCAGGCTCCATCATTTGAATTGCATTGCTACAGCTCTTGTCAAATGGAATCATTGTGACCAGTTGCACTGGCAAAACAGTTCTGAGCTATGTGTAAAGCTTCTGCAAAAACTAAATGACTGTGGATTTCAGAGGCTTCAGAAAGCCAACAACTTAAATCTTCTGTTGGAAGAACTTACACATGTGAATGGAGAGTGGTTTGAAGAAGTCATGAATGAGGAAACTATGGCCATGTGTCAACACTTGATAGACCAAATAACGTGGGCAAATGTATTACAGTTGTCTTCTTTTCTCATGAAAACAAACCACCATTGTCCTTCATTACTTGACAGAATAGCTTCAGTGACTGTTGAAAATATAGACAAG ATCCACCCCTTTGAAATCTATTCTattctcttcctgttctctgctCTGAACTATGACCCTCCTGCCAATGAAGAGTTCTTTGAGAGTTGTATCCGACATCTTACTTCTAACTTGA gttGTTTTGAAACTCACCACTTGGTGCTGCTTGGTCATGTTTTGGCAGTGGCTGGGTATTTTCCTCCAGTTCTGATAATGaagatatttaatgtttttttcctaagcaaattgGATGCTCAACTTGAAG TCCTGCCCGATACCCTAAAGCAGAGGGTCCGTTTGCACCTCATGAAATTAAACAGAGCAGTCTGTCTGGAATGTCCGGAGTTTCAGATCCCTTGGTTTCATGAGCACTACTGCCAACATATCTTTCATAACA GCAGGAGCCGAATAAATCCACTGCGACAGCATGTTCACAGAATGCTGACAGAGATCTTAGGAGGGAGCCATTATGCAAGAATATCTGTTCTCACGCCATACTACTATGAAATAG ATTTTGAGTGTGTTCTGgatgaaaataaaaagcctttttccTGTATGGCTCAGAATATACCTTTGGATGATATGAAGCGAATACACTTGAGTCATGACATCAAGGATGAAGGGAGAAAGGCTCTGCCACCAGGAGCTCAGAG AATTGCTTTGGAATTTCTTGATTCAAAAGCTTTTAGCAAACATTCACATCACCTGAAGGGAGAACCTGCTGTGAAAAAACGGCACCTGGAAATGCTGGGGTACCGCGTAGTTCAG ATTCCTCACTTTGAATGGAATTCTATGGTTCTGTCAACAAAAGGTGAACAGCTAGAGTATCTGAGAAGGCATCTATATGGAATACACTGA